Proteins found in one Arachis stenosperma cultivar V10309 chromosome 8, arast.V10309.gnm1.PFL2, whole genome shotgun sequence genomic segment:
- the LOC130943829 gene encoding allene oxide synthase-like: MEVKFTSLSSKAISPAPLKALSSEAESLSFPSSEPTKQQQLLPLRIIPGDYGLPFFGAIKDRLEYFYSDGGRNEFFRSRQQKYNSTIFRANMPPGPFVASDPKVIVLLDGKSFPVLFDLTKVEKKDLFTGTYMPSTNLTGGYRILSYLDPSEPKHEKLKHLIFFLLKSRSNNIIPQFHSNYTDLFDSLDRELSKNGKASFSGNDQTAFTFLCRAFYGTDPKDTSLGSDGPSLVQKWVLFNLSPELSLGLPKFIEDPILHTFRLPSIFVKSDYKRLYDFFYGSAGFVLEEAERQGISRDEACHNILFATCFNTFGGVKIFFPALMKWIGGPGNKELHSRLAQEIRSAVKSNGGEVTIATMEEMPLMKSVVYETFRIDPPVPLQYAKAKQDMVIENHENSFQVKKGEMLFGFQPFATKDPKIFERAEEFVGDRFLGEEGEKLLKYVLWSNGPETESPSVRNKQCPGKDFVVLVSRLLVVEMFLRYDSFEVEATKSALGYDVNFISLAKATS, from the coding sequence ATGGAAGTGAAATTCACTTCATTATCCTCAAAGGCAATCTCGCCAGCTCCACTGAAAGCACTATCATCAGAAGCTGAATCGCTTTCATTTCCATCATCGGAACCCACCAAGCAGCAGCAGCTGCTTCCTCTTCGTATAATTCCCGGTGACTACGGCCTCCCATTCTTCGGAGCAATCAAGGACCGCCTTGAGTACTTCTACAGCGACGGCGGCCGTAACGAGTTCTTCAGGTCCCGCCAACAAAAGTACAACTCCACCATCTTCCGCGCCAACATGCCACCTGGCCCCTTCGTCGCCTCCGATCCAAAGGTCATCGTCCTCCTCGACGGAAAAAGCTTCCCTGTTCTCTTCGACCTTACCAAAGTAGAGAAGAAGGACCTCTTCACCGGAACTTACATGCCCTCCACCAATCTCACTGGAGGCTACCGCATCCTCTCCTACCTCGACCCTTCCGAACCAAAGCACGAGAAGCTCAAGCACctcatcttcttcctcctcaAGTCCAGAAGCAACAACATCATCCCTCAGTTCCATTCAAACTACACTGATCTCTTTGATTCCCTGGACAGAGAACTTTCCAAGAACGGCAAAGCAAGTTTCTCCGGCAACGACCAAACGGCGTTTACGTTTCTTTGCCGCGCTTTTTACGGCACCGATCCCAAAGACACGAGCCTCGGAAGCGACGGTCCCAGCCTGGTGCAGAAATGGGTGCTGTTCAATCTCAGCCCAGAGCTTTCCCTTGGCCTCCCCAAGTTCATCGAAGATCCCATTCTTCACACGTTCCGTCTTCCCTCCATCTTCGTCAAGAGCGATTACAAGAGGCTCTATGATTTCTTCTACGGCAGCGCGGGCTTCGTCCTCGAAGAAGCCGAGCGCCAAGGCATCTCTAGGGACGAAGCGTGCCATAACATCTTATTCGCCACCTGCTTTAACACCTTCGGAGGTGTGAAGATCTTCTTCCCGGCGTTGATGAAATGGATCGGTGGCCCCGGGAACAAAGAGCTCCATTCCCGGCTGGCTCAGGAGATAAGATCAGCCGTGAAATCCAACGGAGGAGAGGTAACGATAGCGACAATGGAAGAAATGCCGTTGATGAAGTCAGTGGTGTACGAGACTTTCCGTATCGACCCTCCCGTGCCGCTTCAGTACGCGAAGGCAAAGCAAGACATGGTTATAGAGAACCATGAAAACTCTTTCCAAGTAAAGAAAGGGGAAATGCTGTTCGGGTTTCAACCGTTTGCGACGAAGGATCCAAAGATATTTGAGAGAGCAGAGGAGTTCGTTGGGGATAGGTTCTTGGGTGAAGAAGGTGAGAAGCTTCTGAAGTATGTTTTGTGGTCGAATGGGCCTGAGACGGAGTCTCCGAGTGTTAGGAACAAGCAGTGTCCCGGTAAAGACTTTGTGGTGTTGGTTTCCAGGCTTCTTGTGGTCGAGATGTTTCTCCGTTATGATTCCTTTGAGGTTGAAGCCACAAAGTCAGCACTCGGTTATGATGTTAACTTCATCTCTCTCGCCAAAGCTACCTCTTAG